The proteins below come from a single Gossypium raimondii isolate GPD5lz chromosome 2, ASM2569854v1, whole genome shotgun sequence genomic window:
- the LOC105788282 gene encoding nucleolar GTP-binding protein 1: MVQYNFKKITVVPNGKDFIDIILSRTQRQTPTVVHKRYAISRLRQFYMRKVKYTQQNFHEKLSTIIDEFPRLDDIHPFYGDLLHVLYNKDHYKLALGQINTARNLISKVAKDYVKLLKYGDSLYRCKSLKVAALGRMCTVIKRIGPSLAYLEQIRQHMARLPSIDPNTRTMLICGYPNVGKSSFMNKITRADVDVQPYAFTTKSLFVGHTDYKYLRYQVIDTPGILDRPFEDRNIIEMCSITALAHLRAAVLFFLDISGSCGYSIAQQAALFHSIKSLFMNKPLIIVCNKTDLQPLDGISEEDRKLVMEMKAEAMKTVIGQGGEPTNEEGVLLTMSTLTEDGVIAVKNAACERLLNQRVELKMKSKKINDCLNRFHVALPKPRDQKERPACIPQAVLEAKAKQAAEKEKRKTEKELEDEYGGAGVYSASLRKNYILANDEWKEDTMPEILDGHNVYDFIDPDILLRLEELEREEGLRQEEEEGDDFEMDGQELSLEEQEALAEIRKKKSLLIQQHRMKKSTAESRPVVPRKFDTDRKFTTGRMGRQLSSLGLDPSLAINRARSKSRGRKRERSVDKREGDGGDAMDIDDNQASKKLRLRSTSRSRSQSRPPGEVIPGEGLKDSAQKIKAIKLAKKSVLKRNKNARRGEADRVIPTLKPKHLFSGKRSIGKTQRR; encoded by the coding sequence ATGGTTCAATataatttcaagaaaatcacTGTTGTACCGAATGGGAAGGACTTCATAGATATTATTCTCTCACGTACCCAACGGCAAACTCCAACTGTTGTCCACAAAAGGTATGCGATTTCCCGTCTCCGCCAGTTCTATATGCGTAAAGTTAAATATACCCAGCAGAATTTTCATGAGAAACTTTCGACAATAATTGATGAGTTCCCTCGCCTTGATGATATCCATCCATTTTATGGTGATCTTCTTCATGTTCTCTATAACAAGGATCACTACAAGCTTGCTCTTGGCCAGATAAATACTGCTAGGAATCTCATTAGCAAGGTTGCTAAAGATTATGTCAAGCTATTAAAGTATGGTGACTCGCTATATCGGTGCAAGTCGCTAAAGGTTGCTGCACTTGGTCGTATGTGTACTGTCATAAAGAGGATTGGCCCTAGTCTAGCATACCTTGAGCAGATTAGGCAACATATGGCAAGGTTGCCATCTATTGATCCAAATACTCGAACCATGTTGATTTGTGGGTACCCTAATGTTGGTAAGAGTTCATTTATGAACAAAATCACGAGGGCTGATGTGGATGTCCAACCTTATGCTTTCACTACCAAGTCACTCTTTGTGGGTCATACAGATTACAAGTACCTTAGATATCAAGTAATTGATACACCTGGAATTTTGGACAGGCCATTTGAAGATCGAAATATTATTGAGATGTGCAGCATTACAGCATTGGCTCACCTACGAGCTGCAGTGTTGTTCTTTTTGGATATATCTGGGTCATGTGGGTACAGCATTGCCCAGCAGGCAGCTCTTTTTCACAGCATTAAATCTCTCTTTATGAACAAACCCTTGATCATTGTTTGCAATAAGACTGATTTGCAGCCATTGGATGGCATATCTGAGGAAGACAGGAAATTGGTCATGGAGATGAAAGCTGAAGCCATGAAGACTGTGATTGGTCAAGGAGGTGAGCCTACAAATGAAGAAGGGGTGCTATTGACTATGAGCACTTTGACTGAGGATGGAGTGATTGCTGTGAAGAATGCAGCTTGTGAAAGGTTACTGAATCAGAGGGTTGAGTTGAAGatgaaatcaaaaaaaataaatgactgCCTTAATAGGTTTCATGTTGCATTACCAAAACCACGTGATCAGAAGGAACGGCCAGCTTGCATACCCCAGGCAGTTTTGGAAGCTAAAGCCAAGCAAGCagcagagaaagaaaagaggaaaactGAAAAGGAATTGGAGGATGAGTATGGTGGTGCTGGTGTGTATTCTGCTAGTTTGAGGAAGAACTATATATTGGCAAATGATGAATGGAAAGAGGACACAATGCCTGAAATTCTTGATGGTCACAATGTGTACGATTTTATCGACCCTGATATCTTGTTAAGGCTTGAAGAGTTGGAGCGTGAAGAGGGTCTTCGACAAGAGGAGGAGGAAGGTGATGACTTTGAGATGGATGGCCAAGAATTATCCCTGGAAGAGCAAGAAGCACTGGCTGAGATTAGGAAAAAGAAGAGCTTGCTTATTCAACAGCATAGGATGAAGAAAAGCACTGCAGAAAGTCGACCTGTTGTACCAAGAAAGTTCGACACAGATAGAAAGTTCACAACAGGGAGGATGGGCCGGCAGCTATCTTCTTTGGGGCTGGATCCCTCTCTTGCAATTAATCGTGCTCGTAGCAAGTCAAGAGGCCGGAAAAGGGAGCGATCAGTTGATAAGAGAGAGGGTGATGGTGGAGATGCTATGGATATAGATGACAACCAAGCAAGCAAAAAGCTCCGTCTAAGGTCTACATCTCGGTCAAGGTCACAATCACGACCTCCTGGTGAAGTTATACCGGGAGAGGGCCTGAAGGATTCTGCTCAGAAGATAAAGGCTATTAAATTGGCCAAGAAATCTGTGTTAAAGAGGAACAAGAATGCTCGGCGTGGGGAGGCTGATAGAGTTATTCCCACATTGAAACCAAAGCATCTGTTCTCTGGAAAACGTTCCATTGGAAAAACTCAAAGGCGATAA